From Echinicola soli, a single genomic window includes:
- a CDS encoding lysylphosphatidylglycerol synthase transmembrane domain-containing protein: MNKKTLKLLLKLLLTGVAIYLVFRKIDIEATWQVIKKVNFGYLIIAALCFVLSKALSSLRLNGLFRNLDVLLSERQNLKLYWIGMFYNLFLPGGIGGDGYKVYWLNKRFDTKVKKLLAAVLLDRVSGLAALVWLMLGLWFFVNVEWTAPWGIDLDMVAAVGLTMVPLVFAAVVRWWFPSFWRSTAITSGYSLFVQSAQLICAYFILLALGIEEQILEYQFVFLLSSIVAVLPLTIGGVGARELVFIFSHEYMGIDKNIAVAFSLLFFLITAVVSLAGATVKMEDVQGSVTSK; this comes from the coding sequence GTGAATAAAAAAACACTTAAGCTGCTCCTGAAGCTGCTACTCACAGGAGTGGCCATTTACCTTGTATTCAGAAAAATAGACATCGAAGCCACTTGGCAGGTAATCAAGAAGGTGAATTTCGGATACCTTATCATCGCAGCGCTGTGCTTTGTACTTTCCAAAGCCCTTTCTTCCCTTCGTCTGAACGGGCTATTCCGTAATCTTGACGTTCTCCTCAGTGAGCGCCAAAACCTCAAACTTTACTGGATCGGGATGTTTTATAACCTCTTCCTTCCCGGAGGGATTGGCGGAGACGGTTATAAAGTCTACTGGCTTAACAAACGCTTTGACACTAAAGTAAAAAAACTACTGGCCGCGGTATTGCTGGACCGTGTGAGCGGCTTGGCGGCCTTGGTGTGGCTCATGCTGGGACTTTGGTTTTTTGTGAACGTGGAGTGGACAGCTCCATGGGGCATAGACTTGGATATGGTAGCTGCTGTAGGCCTGACCATGGTGCCACTGGTATTTGCTGCTGTGGTGAGATGGTGGTTCCCCTCATTTTGGCGCTCTACGGCGATTACCAGCGGCTATTCACTTTTCGTACAGTCCGCTCAGCTTATTTGCGCATATTTTATCCTGCTTGCATTGGGAATAGAGGAACAAATCCTTGAATACCAGTTTGTCTTTTTGCTTTCTTCGATCGTAGCGGTTTTGCCACTTACTATCGGCGGTGTAGGCGCTCGTGAATTGGTATTTATCTTTAGCCATGAGTACATGGGCATCGATAAAAATATTGCCGTTGCCTTTAGTCTGCTTTTCTTTTTGATCACCGCAGTGGTTTCCCTGGCTGGCGCGACGGTGAAGATGGAGGATGTCCAGGGATCAGTGACCAGTAAGTAA
- a CDS encoding MATE family efflux transporter → MQAPKEKKYTEGKLISALVSLAFPIILANVLQTAYQLIDTFWLGRLGANAVAAVSVSFPILFLILSLGAGLTLAGTVLVSQHKGANNQKMVNSASSQTVFVVFFISVLLAIVGYFAAGPLMKFIGAGPEIYSDSVDYFKVSSLGFVFLFMFFVFQSLMRGIGNVMLPVYVVLVTVLLNLVLDPLFIYGFGPVPGFGVAGAAVASVITQGLSAIAGIYVMWRGKHGIQIHFSEMKWDFPWAKKLFQLGFPSSMEQSARALGMTMMVMLVTSFGSETVAAYGVGARMLSFVIVPALGLAIATTTLVGQNVGAQKLRRAEKTGLLSVKVAFFGLTGIGVLLFLFAEDLVRFFVPNEPNVIADGALFIKIMGPSFGFLGVQQVINGTFNGAGFTKASMFISFLNLWIIRFPVGYYLAYHTSLGHEGIYWAFPISNWVSAIVAFIYFRTGYWRKRIEVVR, encoded by the coding sequence ATGCAAGCACCGAAAGAGAAAAAATATACAGAAGGAAAGTTGATTTCTGCACTTGTCAGTCTCGCCTTTCCGATCATTTTGGCCAATGTCCTTCAAACCGCCTATCAACTGATTGACACTTTTTGGCTGGGAAGATTGGGGGCCAATGCGGTGGCGGCGGTGAGTGTGAGTTTTCCGATTCTTTTTTTGATCTTATCGCTTGGTGCCGGACTTACGTTAGCGGGTACGGTGCTGGTCTCTCAGCACAAGGGAGCCAATAACCAGAAAATGGTTAATTCAGCCTCTTCGCAGACCGTATTTGTGGTGTTTTTCATTTCTGTACTGCTCGCTATAGTGGGTTATTTTGCCGCTGGTCCTTTGATGAAGTTCATCGGTGCTGGTCCGGAAATCTACTCCGACTCGGTAGATTATTTTAAAGTTTCCTCGCTGGGTTTTGTCTTTCTGTTTATGTTCTTTGTGTTCCAATCCCTGATGCGGGGCATAGGCAATGTTATGCTGCCTGTTTATGTGGTGTTGGTAACGGTCTTGCTCAATTTGGTGCTTGACCCGCTTTTTATTTACGGTTTTGGACCTGTACCTGGTTTCGGTGTAGCAGGTGCAGCCGTGGCCAGTGTCATTACGCAAGGGCTGTCGGCAATTGCAGGAATTTACGTTATGTGGAGAGGAAAGCATGGTATCCAAATCCATTTTTCTGAGATGAAGTGGGACTTCCCCTGGGCCAAAAAGCTATTCCAACTTGGATTCCCTTCCAGCATGGAGCAATCTGCCAGGGCTTTGGGAATGACCATGATGGTCATGCTGGTAACCAGCTTTGGCAGTGAAACGGTCGCTGCATATGGCGTAGGAGCCAGAATGCTGAGTTTTGTAATTGTGCCAGCTTTGGGATTGGCCATTGCGACGACTACTTTGGTAGGGCAGAATGTGGGCGCACAAAAACTCAGAAGGGCAGAAAAAACCGGCTTGCTCAGCGTGAAAGTTGCCTTTTTTGGCCTGACGGGGATTGGAGTGTTATTGTTTCTTTTTGCCGAAGATTTGGTGCGGTTTTTTGTTCCCAATGAGCCCAATGTCATTGCTGACGGGGCACTTTTCATAAAGATAATGGGACCTAGCTTTGGCTTCCTTGGTGTTCAGCAGGTGATCAATGGGACTTTTAATGGAGCAGGATTTACCAAGGCTTCCATGTTTATATCATTTCTGAACCTTTGGATTATACGGTTCCCAGTAGGCTATTATCTGGCCTACCATACTTCTTTGGGCCACGAGGGAATTTACTGGGCTTTTCCCATCTCCAATTGGGTTTCTGCCATTGTCGCCTTCATCTATTTCAGGACAGGTTACTGGCGAAAACGGATTGAGGTTGTACGTTGA
- a CDS encoding DUF2905 domain-containing protein produces the protein MNSETGKWIIGIGLAILVIGLLVYFLGDKLHWLGRLPGDIRVARENFSFYFPITTMILLSIIVSLILKLCQYLGR, from the coding sequence ATGAACAGTGAAACCGGAAAATGGATTATTGGCATTGGCCTGGCGATCTTGGTGATTGGGCTGCTTGTTTACTTTTTGGGTGATAAGTTGCATTGGCTGGGGAGGCTTCCGGGAGATATCCGCGTAGCGCGCGAAAATTTCAGCTTTTACTTTCCCATCACCACGATGATCTTGCTTAGCATCATCGTATCCTTGATCCTTAAACTGTGCCAATACTTAGGCCGATAG
- a CDS encoding ArnT family glycosyltransferase yields the protein MERILDIKGIVGGVLLLIVLLLHYSNLNGLSVYALDEAKNATAAIEMLQKGEWVVPTFNGEYRFDKPPLHYYFFVLSYQLFGINEFAARFFPALFGFLTVYFTYRFARRNLGYRAGVLTLLVLASSLHWYIQFHMAVPDPFLIFFMSMGLMAFYEWSLSGFRSNMLMLVTYASFGLAVLSKGPVGVVLPGIALLVYGLAMQLLNGKRLLRIFHPMGLAVFFLIALPWYVLVATKTNGLWIEEFIFKHNLNRFSAPMEGHGGGFWLTWLFVFAGMLPFAFFMFQGVWHTLKFRTNRVTTFALICAATIIVFFMLSGTKLPNYTVPAYPFLAIIIGNYLGALTKGKKWKSLVAPGIVYGGVLVLLPFGVYYGLSADPALYVPKSLLWWFFVPVLVVFPMFRALVKRQTEYFLVWFGGGFMLVAFVFFWFAFPIIDRQNPVLQAKTSQLAATDLYYFKIYNPAFSFYLQQPLKDIQKVAVPQQMTGYLITRKRYLEELDEMEIHYQKVFEGKDLFESPTTVVLRLLPHEQIME from the coding sequence ATGGAAAGAATCCTGGATATAAAGGGAATTGTCGGAGGTGTATTGCTGCTCATTGTTCTTCTCCTGCATTATTCTAATCTCAATGGGCTGAGTGTCTACGCCTTGGATGAAGCTAAAAATGCTACCGCCGCCATCGAAATGCTTCAGAAAGGAGAGTGGGTTGTGCCGACGTTCAACGGTGAATACCGCTTTGATAAGCCCCCATTGCACTATTATTTCTTTGTGCTTTCCTACCAGCTTTTTGGGATCAATGAATTTGCGGCCAGGTTCTTCCCTGCTTTGTTTGGCTTTTTGACGGTGTATTTTACGTATCGGTTTGCCAGGAGAAACCTGGGATATCGGGCGGGAGTCCTAACCCTGCTTGTACTCGCTTCCAGTCTCCATTGGTACATCCAGTTTCATATGGCCGTACCCGATCCATTTTTGATATTTTTCATGAGCATGGGCCTGATGGCATTTTACGAATGGTCCCTTTCAGGTTTTCGTTCAAATATGCTGATGTTGGTCACTTATGCTTCATTTGGGTTGGCGGTGCTCTCTAAGGGGCCCGTGGGAGTAGTGCTGCCCGGTATCGCACTGTTGGTATATGGATTGGCGATGCAGTTGCTGAATGGCAAAAGGCTGCTCCGGATTTTTCATCCCATGGGCTTGGCTGTTTTTTTCCTGATCGCCTTGCCTTGGTATGTCTTGGTGGCTACCAAAACCAATGGGCTTTGGATAGAAGAGTTTATCTTTAAGCATAACCTTAACCGTTTTTCGGCTCCCATGGAAGGGCATGGAGGAGGCTTCTGGCTGACTTGGCTGTTTGTGTTTGCAGGAATGCTGCCTTTTGCTTTTTTTATGTTTCAGGGTGTCTGGCATACCCTAAAATTCCGAACCAACCGGGTCACGACGTTTGCATTAATCTGTGCTGCGACCATCATAGTTTTTTTCATGCTGTCCGGCACTAAACTTCCCAATTATACTGTACCGGCATATCCGTTTTTGGCCATTATTATTGGAAACTATCTGGGGGCACTGACCAAGGGAAAGAAGTGGAAAAGCCTGGTGGCTCCCGGGATTGTATATGGAGGAGTCCTGGTATTATTGCCTTTTGGGGTGTATTATGGATTGTCAGCAGATCCTGCATTGTATGTTCCCAAAAGCCTTCTTTGGTGGTTTTTTGTACCGGTTTTGGTGGTTTTTCCAATGTTTAGGGCCCTGGTCAAAAGACAAACCGAGTACTTTTTGGTTTGGTTTGGTGGAGGGTTTATGCTGGTGGCATTTGTTTTCTTTTGGTTTGCGTTTCCAATAATTGACCGTCAAAACCCCGTTTTACAAGCAAAGACTTCACAGCTGGCTGCTACTGATTTGTATTACTTTAAAATCTACAATCCCGCGTTTTCATTTTACCTTCAGCAACCTTTAAAGGATATTCAGAAAGTAGCCGTTCCCCAGCAGATGACAGGCTACCTGATTACCAGAAAGCGGTATTTGGAAGAATTGGATGAAATGGAGATTCATTATCAAAAGGTTTTTGAGGGGAAAGACCTTTTTGAATCTCCTACCACTGTGGTCCTTAGGCTATTGCCCCATGAGCAGATCATGGAGTGA
- a CDS encoding DUF3127 domain-containing protein — MEINGKIIQIMPEQSGNGRNGTWRKQDYILETEGQYPKKVCLTVWGDKIDQFGMQQGDTVKAGIEIESREYNSRWYTDVKVWRVDKEGGAPAGGQAASGAPEVSTFNDESGEDILPF, encoded by the coding sequence ATGGAAATTAACGGTAAAATAATTCAAATTATGCCAGAGCAATCTGGCAATGGAAGAAACGGCACTTGGAGAAAGCAAGATTACATTCTTGAAACGGAAGGGCAATATCCCAAAAAAGTCTGCCTGACCGTTTGGGGGGATAAAATCGACCAATTTGGCATGCAGCAAGGAGACACTGTCAAAGCGGGAATAGAGATCGAAAGCCGTGAGTATAACAGCAGATGGTACACTGATGTGAAGGTTTGGCGTGTGGATAAAGAAGGTGGTGCTCCCGCCGGTGGCCAAGCGGCATCCGGAGCTCCAGAAGTCAGCACCTTCAATGATGAAAGCGGTGAAGATATTTTGCCCTTCTAA
- a CDS encoding class I SAM-dependent methyltransferase, translating to MDDKDRKAHWENIYETKPLTTVSWYQPVPKTSLTLIDEMQLSLSAKIIDVGGGDSFLVDHLLQLGYQNITVLDISSQAIKRAQKRLGKAAEKVKWIVADITTFCADDTYDLWHDRATFHFLTNSADITAYYAAVNKHLAEKGKMIIGTFSEKGPSRCSGITIKQYSAEKLSGIFGQGFRKEKCFHEQHHTPSGNHQDFVFCCFEKS from the coding sequence TTGGACGATAAAGACCGAAAAGCCCACTGGGAAAATATCTACGAAACAAAGCCACTGACTACCGTGAGCTGGTATCAGCCCGTACCAAAGACTTCATTAACACTGATCGATGAAATGCAGCTCTCGCTTTCTGCCAAGATAATCGATGTCGGTGGAGGGGACAGCTTTCTGGTAGACCATCTCCTTCAGCTGGGCTATCAGAACATCACCGTGCTGGATATTTCATCCCAAGCAATCAAACGGGCACAAAAGCGCCTGGGCAAAGCAGCCGAGAAAGTAAAATGGATCGTGGCTGATATTACTACATTCTGTGCCGATGACACCTATGACCTTTGGCACGATAGGGCTACCTTTCATTTTCTCACCAACAGTGCGGATATTACTGCTTACTATGCTGCAGTAAACAAACATCTGGCGGAAAAAGGAAAAATGATCATCGGTACATTTTCTGAAAAAGGACCTTCAAGGTGCAGCGGCATCACCATCAAGCAATATTCCGCTGAAAAATTATCCGGCATTTTTGGGCAAGGTTTCCGAAAGGAAAAATGTTTCCATGAACAGCATCACACACCATCAGGAAATCATCAGGATTTTGTGTTTTGTTGCTTTGAGAAGTCCTGA
- a CDS encoding FeoB-associated Cys-rich membrane protein yields MWQEIIVWMLFAGIIAWKGYQYFKPKKSNGMDCGCGKCDAVKKGDLH; encoded by the coding sequence ATGTGGCAAGAAATTATTGTATGGATGTTGTTTGCAGGGATTATTGCCTGGAAGGGGTACCAATATTTCAAGCCGAAAAAATCCAACGGAATGGACTGTGGCTGCGGCAAATGTGATGCGGTCAAGAAAGGTGATTTGCATTGA
- a CDS encoding glycosyltransferase family 2 protein, with product MSKLQLSLVVTVYNEEENIQPLLAAVYEALEGISYELILVDDGSTDKTVAMSKQYANAFTKVLIFNKNYGQTTALAAGIDYAIGEYIVTMDGDLQNDPSDIPMMLQKAINEDWDVVAGVRANRQDGFVLRKLPSKFANWMIRNTTKVYLKDYGCSLRVYKAQIAQNMGLYGELHRFIPVLAKQEGARMTEVNVKHHPRIHGTSKYGLNRTFKVLADLILMLFFQKYLQRPIHIFGGLGLLALISGALINFYLLVLKILGEDIWGRPILLVGLILILGGLQLITTGIVAEIIVRTYFESQDKKTYTIKEVFEGE from the coding sequence ATGTCCAAGTTACAGCTTTCCCTTGTTGTCACGGTTTATAACGAGGAAGAAAATATTCAACCACTATTAGCTGCTGTTTATGAAGCCTTAGAAGGTATTTCCTACGAACTCATCTTGGTGGATGATGGCTCCACTGATAAGACTGTGGCCATGTCCAAGCAATATGCCAATGCCTTCACAAAGGTGTTGATTTTCAACAAAAACTACGGGCAGACCACTGCACTGGCAGCAGGTATAGACTATGCCATTGGCGAGTATATTGTAACCATGGACGGGGATCTGCAGAATGATCCGTCCGACATTCCGATGATGCTCCAGAAAGCCATCAACGAGGATTGGGATGTGGTAGCAGGGGTACGCGCCAATCGACAGGATGGCTTCGTCCTGCGGAAATTGCCGAGCAAGTTTGCCAATTGGATGATCCGAAATACCACCAAGGTCTACCTAAAGGATTACGGCTGTAGCCTGCGGGTGTACAAGGCGCAGATTGCCCAAAACATGGGACTTTATGGTGAATTGCACCGTTTTATTCCTGTTTTGGCCAAACAGGAAGGTGCCCGCATGACCGAAGTAAATGTCAAGCACCATCCAAGGATCCATGGCACTTCCAAGTACGGCCTGAACAGGACCTTCAAGGTTTTGGCGGACCTGATCTTGATGCTCTTTTTCCAAAAGTACTTGCAGCGCCCGATCCATATCTTTGGAGGCTTAGGGCTTTTGGCATTGATCTCTGGTGCCCTTATCAATTTTTACCTTTTGGTGCTCAAAATCCTTGGAGAGGACATCTGGGGCAGGCCGATTCTGCTGGTTGGGCTGATCTTGATTTTGGGGGGGCTGCAGCTGATCACCACCGGTATCGTGGCGGAGATCATCGTCAGGACGTACTTTGAGTCACAGGATAAGAAGACCTATACCATCAAAGAAGTTTTCGAAGGTGAATAA
- a CDS encoding arylsulfatase has protein sequence MFYTNALNYGMNLQKFTFLLSIAFIGLHLYGCKKVVSSVEKPNIIFIYADDLGKGMLSQEGQRYLTTPNIDRLAAEGMRFTNATGSMLCAPARASLITGLHDCHSPEFPITKGQLYKHVGDSTYMVQEIEEMINGVLDPIPEAQVFLGQVAQEAGYVTGQFGKLEWGFSVSDYQMKRHGWDQYFGYLDHNRAHGFYPPYLFENGQLVDIPGNTRADCGKTIERETQKAFDERWDMTGKAVYSQDLFMDKVLDFIRDNKDQPFFLYFPTQLPHGPVAVPSVHPEVAESTELTQIEKEYASMVKFLDDNVGQILDELDRLQLAENTLVIFTADNGHEIYYTQEGRVLKPYTNMQTGERFDNLQNKYYSDLAGDIFNGNNGRAGMKRSNLQGGLEVPLIVRWPGHTPVGSTSDLLVTNYDWLPTVAEITGYQRKFSTDGISFFHEMTGREQTDKHEFIVHSSFEGPALIAEDGWKLRCIVRKDTFELYYLPDDFKETTDLSAKHPQKVEDMKAKLLELCDSDYKNGWYRPAIHQLDVESAWKSKLTN, from the coding sequence ATGTTTTATACAAACGCCCTAAATTATGGGATGAACCTACAAAAATTCACCTTTCTTCTCAGCATAGCCTTCATCGGCTTGCATTTATATGGGTGTAAAAAAGTAGTATCCAGCGTAGAAAAACCCAATATTATTTTTATTTACGCCGATGATTTGGGCAAAGGTATGCTCAGCCAAGAAGGCCAAAGGTATCTCACCACTCCAAATATTGATCGTCTGGCAGCAGAAGGAATGCGGTTTACCAATGCCACAGGGAGCATGTTGTGCGCCCCTGCCCGGGCATCGCTGATCACGGGATTGCACGATTGCCATTCCCCTGAATTCCCTATAACCAAAGGACAGCTGTACAAGCATGTCGGGGATTCCACTTACATGGTTCAGGAAATAGAAGAAATGATCAACGGTGTCCTTGATCCTATTCCTGAAGCACAGGTGTTTTTGGGTCAAGTGGCACAGGAAGCGGGGTATGTTACAGGGCAATTTGGCAAACTGGAATGGGGGTTTTCGGTATCAGATTATCAAATGAAACGTCATGGCTGGGATCAGTATTTTGGTTATCTCGACCATAATCGGGCGCATGGATTTTATCCACCTTACCTTTTCGAAAATGGCCAGCTAGTGGATATTCCAGGAAACACACGGGCAGATTGCGGCAAAACCATCGAGCGTGAGACCCAAAAAGCCTTTGACGAGCGATGGGATATGACCGGCAAAGCCGTTTATTCACAGGATTTGTTTATGGACAAAGTGCTTGATTTTATCCGGGACAATAAAGACCAACCTTTCTTTCTCTATTTTCCCACCCAATTACCCCATGGCCCAGTAGCGGTTCCATCGGTTCATCCTGAAGTTGCCGAATCCACGGAACTCACCCAAATAGAAAAGGAATATGCCTCCATGGTCAAATTCCTCGACGATAATGTCGGCCAAATTTTAGATGAACTGGATCGGCTGCAGTTAGCAGAAAACACTTTGGTAATCTTCACCGCCGACAATGGCCATGAAATTTATTATACCCAAGAAGGCAGGGTGCTCAAGCCTTACACCAATATGCAAACCGGTGAGCGCTTTGATAACCTGCAAAACAAGTATTACAGTGATCTTGCTGGTGATATTTTTAATGGAAATAATGGCCGAGCGGGTATGAAAAGAAGCAACTTGCAAGGTGGTCTTGAAGTTCCCTTAATTGTGAGATGGCCTGGCCACACCCCTGTAGGCAGTACCTCTGACCTTTTGGTCACTAACTACGATTGGCTGCCTACGGTGGCAGAGATTACAGGTTATCAACGGAAATTTAGCACAGATGGTATCAGTTTCTTTCATGAAATGACCGGCAGGGAGCAAACGGATAAGCACGAATTTATCGTCCATTCATCCTTTGAAGGGCCGGCCTTGATTGCTGAAGATGGCTGGAAATTACGGTGTATTGTTCGAAAAGATACTTTTGAGCTTTATTATCTTCCTGATGATTTTAAAGAAACGACAGATCTTTCGGCCAAACATCCCCAAAAGGTGGAGGACATGAAAGCAAAGCTACTAGAATTATGTGATAGTGACTATAAGAATGGATGGTACAGACCTGCTATCCATCAATTGGACGTGGAATCTGCTTGGAAAAGTAAATTGACAAATTAA